DNA from Malus sylvestris chromosome 11, drMalSylv7.2, whole genome shotgun sequence:
ATTTCTTTGTCTACATGTCAATGGATTTAGATTCCGTTTACAAGAGTTAATACCAAACATACAATTTCAGTTGCCCTTGGACAGAAGCCACTAAATGAGTAAAGGACAACGGGACGAAACAACCTTCTACCTGGCCTATGTACCTTGCCACTTTCAATAAAAACAggtgtgtttcaatttgataTTTAAATATATGTGGATTTTGGGCTACCCATTGTGTGACTTTGCCGAACTCCCCCTCctattaatgtaaaaatatcgatgtactaaaaaatatatatgtggatttttgtttaaaaagtaaaattacaAAGGTCTATTTCTAAAGAACCCTATGTATCAACAACAATTTCAACTAATTCAAGTCCAGCAACACAATAAActcaaataaaaattcaattattttaaacacAGTGATGATCTTATATTCAAAGATAATTTTGATCTAGGTGcttgatttttgaatttgatAGACCCAACATCCCTAGCTTTTAGACTTTTTATTAAACTACTTTCTACAATTTTGGTGCCACGATTTTTAAAACGTCCTCTttctaaaattcaaaataacaTGAACTGTCATTAATCCACCAATTTATTCCAGAAACAATATCCAAAGCTCCTAAATCTAGCCTTCTTTAAaccaaaattattattattactccaacataaaaatacataattattaagttatcaatcaaTGATAtgtaccaaaaattaaaattatacataccaaaaactaaaatgaaacGTACCattaactaaaataaaacataCCAAATACTAAAACTAAACATACCAATCAATGATATGTGCACAACTGAACataccaaaaaacaaaattaagtatGAAAACCAATAATAAACGTACCAATAATGTATACAAAATAATTCTCTTaataaaatgtatatataacaatttaaaaaaatataaacatccACCATTTTCGTTATCTTGAacgtaaaattatattttaattttaggagaaaaaatattttgtacgaaaaaattattaaaaagagAATTGGATAAATATATTGAATGAAAAACCAAGATtatctccaaaaaaaaatattttgtcatGGATATTTTTTGATAGATCTTTGTGACGCATTTCGAACTAATACTAACTAATTGTTAGTCAAGTGAGAAATTTTCTAATTAGAGAAAAAGGGCCTAAATTTGAATCGTAACTCCAactttgataaaataaaaataaaaataaaataccacTTAGATTTAAACAGGACAAAAATATCTAATATTGTGTTGGGGTAGTGCTTCTTTGGTTTTAGGTAGTAGATCTTTGATTTCAGAAGGAAATGGAAATTATAATTGCAATTGCCTCAAAAATTGGAGAGTCATTGGTCGCACCAATAGGAACAGAGTCTGCCTATTTGATTAATAACCATTCCAACCTAGAAAATCTTAAGCGTGAGATAAAAAAGCTCTGTgacaagaaaaatgaagtgCAGGGATGGGTAAATGCTGCCAAAAGGAACGGTAAATTTATCCACCCTGATATTCAGAGTTGGCTAAAGAATGTGGACGAAATGATCCAAAAAGTGTCGCATTTTGAGGTTGAGATTAACAGGAAAAGGCGATGTATGTATCGATGGAGCTTGAGTCGGAAAGCCTATAAGATTACACAACATGTTCTCCAGCTCCAAAACGAAGgaacatttgaaaatgtggcCCATGCTGCACCTTCACAAGAGATATGGTCAACATTCAAAGACGGATTTAAACATTTCAAGTCTAGAATGGCAAACATGAATGAGGTGATAGAGGGTTTGAAGAGGGAAGAAGTAAGAATGATCGGGATTTGTGGAATGGGGGGTGTGGGTAAAACCACAATGGCGAAAGAAATCATCAAAAGATTAGCAGAACTGAACATGTTTGATAAAACTGTAATGGCAACTGTGTCTCAAAGCCCAAGTATTAAGACGATCCAGTTGGACATTGCAGCACAAATagatttgaaatttgatgagGATTCTGAGTCCGGAAGAGCACTAAAGCTGCATGACAGACTCATGGAAATAAGGAGGATCCTGATTGTGTTAGATGATGTATGGAGAGAGCTTAATTTTGAGGCTATAGGACTTCCTTATGCACATACTCATAAAGGGTGCAAAATTTTGTTGACATCACGGAATTTGGAAGTCTGCGATGCGatggaaagtcaacaaattATTGCAGTCCCAACTTTAACAACAGAAGAATCACGGGAGCTCTTTAGAGAAATCGTAGGTGAATCCTTCGATGATCCAGATTTCCATTCCATTGCAGAAGAGGTCGTAAATGAATGTGGAGGTTTACCTATTGCTATTGTAACTGTTGGAAAAGccctagaaaagaaaaagaagcacgAATGGGTTAATGCCCTTAATCAGCTGCGAAAATCTATCCCAGAGAACATCCCTGGACTAGACGGCAAAGTTTATTCGAGCATAAAATGGAGTTATGATAGATTGGAGAGTGATGAAGCCAAGTCATGtcttttactttgttgtttatttccaGAAGATTATAGCATTGCAATTGAGGATTTGGTTCGATATGGGTGGGGTCGAAGATATTTTAGCAACAGCGATACTTTGGAAGAAGCAAGAAATAGAGTGCATTCTTTGGTTGACCAACTAAAAAGAAGGTTTTTGTTACTAGATGGTGGCTGGAGTGGGCCTACAAAAATGCATGACATAGTTCGCGATGTTGCCATATCAATTGCTTCAAGAGATCCACATGGATTTCTTATAAGAAGTCATGCTGAAAATAATGGGTGGCCAAATTTAGCTACATATGATCCTTACACTACAATCTCACTTGTTGGAAATCCGAAGATTCCAGTTGGTTTGAAGTGCCCAAAACTTGAGCTTCTACAGACGATGAAAGGACGTTTTTCAGAAGGTAGCATGGACATCCTTGGTAATGCGTTGAAAGAACTGAAAGTTCTAGCTTTGGTGGAAATGGAAGGTTTAGGCTCATTAAGATCACTAGGAGTACTGAAGGACCTGCGGACCTTGCGCTTAGATGGGTCCAAATTTGATGGCATGTCTACTGATGTTATTGGgagtttggagaatttagaaaTCCTCAGCTTTCGGGATTGTCATTCCATGCTTGAATTGCCGAGGGAAATTGGACGACTTAAACAGTTAAGGTTGTTAGATACGACAAACTGCAGGAATCTTGAGGTGATTCCACATGGTATCTTATCCAGCTTATGTAGACTTGAAGAGTTGTATATGTTTGGTAGCTTTTATAAATGGGAAATTGGAACAGGAAGAGAAGAGAAGGGGATGGCAAGCATTTCTGAGGTGATGTCTCTGTCTGATCATATGAAGGTTCTAGCCATAAATATACCCCCCAATGTCATCCACTTGTTGCCAAAAGACATAGTCTTGAAAAGCCCAACAATAAAATTCAGTATATGCTTCGCAACATCGGCAATGTATTTTCCGGAGATGACAACTTATGCATTCGAAAATTGTTTGGTGATTGATGAAAGTGATGCAAGGGAGTTGGAGAGTCAAGCAGTTAgacttttgttgaaaaaatctaaaaaattgcGTTTGTGCAATGTTAAGAATTTATCCACCCTCACTGATTTAGACCAAGAAGGATTTCAAGATTTGAAATATTTGTCTCTTATGGGTTGTCCAAATATCGAGTATCTTGCCAATGGAACAAGTGGGACTCAGCAGACACTCTTTCCTCGCATACAGTCAGATAGTCAGCTTCCGGATAGTTTTTTGTCCAACCTAAGAATGCTTCACTTGGTAAATTGTGGTGTCTTAAAATACGCCTTTTCATTATCAGTAGCGAGAAACTTGGTACAACTCATGAGACT
Protein-coding regions in this window:
- the LOC126589095 gene encoding probable disease resistance protein At4g27220 isoform X2, with the protein product MEIIIAIASKIGESLVAPIGTESAYLINNHSNLENLKREIKKLCDKKNEVQGWVNAAKRNGKFIHPDIQSWLKNVDEMIQKVSHFEVEINRKRRCMYRWSLSRKAYKITQHVLQLQNEGTFENVAHAAPSQEIWSTFKDGFKHFKSRMANMNEVIEGLKREEVRMIGICGMGGVGKTTMAKEIIKRLAELNMFDKTVMATVSQSPSIKTIQLDIAAQIDLKFDEDSESGRALKLHDRLMEIRRILIVLDDVWRELNFEAIGLPYAHTHKGCKILLTSRNLEVCDAMESQQIIAVPTLTTEESRELFREIVGESFDDPDFHSIAEEVVNECGGLPIAIVTVGKALEKKKKHEWVNALNQLRKSIPENIPGLDGKVYSSIKWSYDRLESDEAKSCLLLCCLFPEDYSIAIEDLVRYGWGRRYFSNSDTLEEARNRVHSLVDQLKRRFLLLDGGWSGPTKMHDIVRDVAISIASRDPHGFLIRSHAENNGWPNLATYDPYTTISLVGNPKIPVGLKCPKLELLQTMKGRFSEGSMDILGNALKELKVLALVEMEGLGSLRSLGVLKDLRTLRLDGSKFDGMSTDVIGSLENLEILSFRDCHSMLELPREIGRLKQLRLLDTTNCRNLEVIPHGILSSLCRLEELYMFGSFYKWEIGTGREEKGMASISEVMSLSDHMKVLAINIPPNVIHLLPKDIVLKSPTIKFSICFATSAMYFPEMTTYAFENCLVIDESDARELESQAVRLLLKKSKKLRLCNVKNLSTLTDLDQEGFQDLKYLSLMGCPNIEYLANGTSGTQQTLFPRIQSDSQLPDSFLSNLRMLHLVNCGVLKYAFSLSVARNLVQLMRLDIYKCDQMEEIVWKQGRELVEEADMIFFHKLTNLTLCRLQSLVGFFQANKLYSNQEETTARVEHQSAGIFEKAIFPSKCISWFPSLEHVVLEDMKFEGVLFDLKIHKIMDGQTNPTFPQLRKLAILDCAFTHLWKNIPSGFQGFQNLRYLVMRECYGLEYVFSHLIARELLNLEEVKISKCPDMETIVKITEENEDKVTKDMILFPKLHTFELKYLPCLTSLCPEVSTFLWSSTKIMHVVKCEKLKTLGAVIPKRKKLENKCGKDSASHDFSTSPTRSSNWCPAGCGCIPYSRANADRSIEILPRPINLEVTPTNLEDSNDDDNLENLMVFNCDSMEVIFQVKGPKHEESSHSLEAFNKLRSLQLSNLPSLTQVWETSSSQPMLTRSSFGNLKSLRVNLCNQLKYLFSSSIVKLLVSIEDMEVENCEQMEEIVAAEKETDEIITLPKVKFIRLESLPKLKYFCGEAYTLKLPSLELLEVMTVQSLRLFNPKHVDTHPRLQVRTELGVAQWIGDLNATLRNIYDTRKDNDDELYSEDENEDDEFHGEDEDD
- the LOC126589095 gene encoding probable disease resistance protein At4g27220 isoform X1, yielding MEIIIAIASKIGESLVAPIGTESAYLINNHSNLENLKREIKKLCDKKNEVQGWVNAAKRNGKFIHPDIQSWLKNVDEMIQKVSHFEVEINRKRRCMYRWSLSRKAYKITQHVLQLQNEGTFENVAHAAPSQEIWSTFKDGFKHFKSRMANMNEVIEGLKREEVRMIGICGMGGVGKTTMAKEIIKRLAELNMFDKTVMATVSQSPSIKTIQLDIAAQIDLKFDEDSESGRALKLHDRLMEIRRILIVLDDVWRELNFEAIGLPYAHTHKGCKILLTSRNLEVCDAMESQQIIAVPTLTTEESRELFREIVGESFDDPDFHSIAEEVVNECGGLPIAIVTVGKALEKKKKHEWVNALNQLRKSIPENIPGLDGKVYSSIKWSYDRLESDEAKSCLLLCCLFPEDYSIAIEDLVRYGWGRRYFSNSDTLEEARNRVHSLVDQLKRRFLLLDGGWSGPTKMHDIVRDVAISIASRDPHGFLIRSHAENNGWPNLATYDPYTTISLVGNPKIPVGLKCPKLELLQTMKGRFSEGSMDILGNALKELKVLALVEMEGLGSLRSLGVLKDLRTLRLDGSKFDGMSTDVIGSLENLEILSFRDCHSMLELPREIGRLKQLRLLDTTNCRNLEVIPHGILSSLCRLEELYMFGSFYKWEIGTGREEKGMASISEVMSLSDHMKVLAINIPPNVIHLLPKDIVLKSPTIKFSICFATSAMYFPEMTTYAFENCLVIDESDARELESQAVRLLLKKSKKLRLCNVKNLSTLTDLDQEGFQDLKYLSLMGCPNIEYLANGTSGTQQTLFPRIQSDSQLPDSFLSNLRMLHLVNCGVLKYAFSLSVARNLVQLMRLDIYKCDQMEEIVWKQGRELVEEADMIFFHKLTNLTLCRLQSLVGFFQANKLYSNQEETTARVEHQSAGIFEKAIFPSKCISWFPSLEHVVLEDMKFEGVLFDLKIHKIMDGQTNPTFPQLRKLAILDCAFTHLWKNIPSGFQGFQNLRYLVMRECYGLEYVFSHLIARELLNLEEVKISKCPDMETIVKITEENEDKVTKDMILFPKLHTFELKYLPCLTSLCPEVSTFLWSSTKIMHVVKCEKLKTLGAVIPKRKKLENKCGKDSASHDFSTSPTRSSNWCPAGCGCIPYSRANADRSIEILPRPINLEVTPTNLEDSNDDDNLENLMVFNCDSMEVIFQVKGPKHEESSHSLEAFNKLRSLQLSNLPSLTQVWETSSSQPMLTRSSFGNLKSLRVNLCNQLKYLFSSSIVKLLVSIEDMEVENCEQMEEIVAAEKETDEIITLPKVKFIRLESLPKLKYFCGEAYTLKLPSLELLEVMTVQSLRLFNPKHVDTHPRLQVRTELGVAQWIGDLNATLRNIYDTRITMTNCTVRMKMKMTNSMGRMKMTNTID
- the LOC126589095 gene encoding probable disease resistance protein At4g27220 isoform X3 gives rise to the protein MEIIIAIASKIGESLVAPIGTESAYLINNHSNLENLKREIKKLCDKKNEVQGWVNAAKRNGKFIHPDIQSWLKNVDEMIQKVSHFEVEINRKRRCMYRWSLSRKAYKITQHVLQLQNEGTFENVAHAAPSQEIWSTFKDGFKHFKSRMANMNEVIEGLKREEVRMIGICGMGGVGKTTMAKEIIKRLAELNMFDKTVMATVSQSPSIKTIQLDIAAQIDLKFDEDSESGRALKLHDRLMEIRRILIVLDDVWRELNFEAIGLPYAHTHKGCKILLTSRNLEVCDAMESQQIIAVPTLTTEESRELFREIVGESFDDPDFHSIAEEVVNECGGLPIAIVTVGKALEKKKKHEWVNALNQLRKSIPENIPGLDGKVYSSIKWSYDRLESDEAKSCLLLCCLFPEDYSIAIEDLVRYGWGRRYFSNSDTLEEARNRVHSLVDQLKRRFLLLDGGWSGPTKMHDIVRDVAISIASRDPHGFLIRSHAENNGWPNLATYDPYTTISLVGNPKIPVGLKCPKLELLQTMKGRFSEGSMDILGNALKELKVLALVEMEGLGSLRSLGVLKDLRTLRLDGSKFDGMSTDVIGSLENLEILSFRDCHSMLELPREIGRLKQLRLLDTTNCRNLEVIPHGILSSLCRLEELYMFGSFYKWEIGTGREEKGMASISEVMSLSDHMKVLAINIPPNVIHLLPKDIVLKSPTIKFSICFATSAMYFPEMTTYAFENCLVIDESDARELESQAVRLLLKKSKKLRLCNVKNLSTLTDLDQEGFQDLKYLSLMGCPNIEYLANGTSGTQQTLFPRIQSDSQLPDSFLSNLRMLHLVNCGVLKYAFSLSVARNLVQLMRLDIYKCDQMEEIVWKQGRELVEEADMIFFHKLTNLTLCRLQSLVGFFQANKLYSNQEETTARVEHQSAGIFEKAIFPSKCISWFPSLEHVVLEDMKFEGVLFDLKIHKIMDGQTNPTFPQLRKLAILDCAFTHLWKNIPSGFQGFQNLRYLVMRECYGLEYVFSHLIARELLNLEEVKISKCPDMETIVKITEENEDKVTKDMILFPKLHTFELKYLPCLTSLCPEVSTFLWSSTKIMHVVKCEKLKTLGAVIPKRKKLENKCGKDSASHDFSTSPTRSSNWCPAGCGCIPYSRANADRSIEILPRPINLEVTPTNLEDSNDDDNLENLMVFNCDSMEVIFQVKGPKHEESSHSLEAFNKLRSLQLSNLPSLTQVWETSSSQPMLTRSSFGNLKSLRVNLCNQLKYLFSSSIVKLLVSIEDMEVENCEQMEEIVAAEKETDEIITLPKVKFIRLESLPKLKYFCGEAYTLKLPSLELLEVMTVQSLRLFNPKHVDTHPRLQVRTELGVAQWIGDLNATLRNIYDTSEDENEDDEFHGEDEDD